The genomic region CGTTCCTGGGAGTGGGCGCAAGACAGGGGCTGGCTGCGACGCTGGCCTGGTGCCAAGCTCTTGGACCTGCAGCCGAATGCCTCCAGATGCCGCCGATAATTCCAGGGAGAGTCCCAGATGTGAAAACGCATCTCAAACCATCAGGAGGACGCCCACATCCCGAACTTGCAAGCTTTGGTCTTTGTGGAAAGGGGCCGCTTACATATCTGATTCTTACACAGTAACTGTCAAAAGACTTTCAGATTTCTGTGCCTCGCCAAGTCTCTGAAACGCCGTGTTTACCTTCACCTAACCATGACCGCAATGCTGCTGCGACACGATTCAGGCGCTATAAGAACAGCGTAGCAAGTCCATGCAGAGGCTGGCAAGAGACATAAAGTTTGACTATTGCGTTCGTGTTTCCTTTCGTCGTATCTGATTCCACATACCTACCCTAGGCGCCTACTACCAGGGTGGCTCCCAAGCCAAGTGTCCCGGATCCATGTTTTCTTCAAGAAGATAATCAAATGACTTCAAGGGAGAAGCCGTGTCGAAGTCTAGgtccctccccaacccccatgcGTCTAATGGATCCACGGGGAGCAGCTGCATGTTCATGTCATGACGACTGGGCGAAAGGACATCTTCGGCGATCTTGTTGGCGCTGATGATCTGGTTGATCTGGTCGTCGTCCCATGGCTGACCTGGGTCGAAATTGCATCTTGTGCGTGATGTTGGCTTATTGATGTCGGCCAGCAGCTGAGGAAACCTAACAACATGCCAGCAATTTTCCGCAGTTTCCATCCGCATCCAGAGAGTGCGCTTAGGATCGTTGAACCGACGTTCCTTTGCAACTTGCCAAGCAGCGTCTCGCTGAACGGCTTCGCGAAACACGTCGGCTGACCGGTCCTGTGTtgggccgccgccgagaacgaAGTTGAAGGCGTCAGAAATACCAGGATGTGAGGCTTCTGCCATTCATAACGCTACTTGCCTCGTGACATGGTTCGCTGGCAAGGCATCATGGTCCGTCGCGCCCAGTTGAGCAGGCCAACCGTGAACCCGCTGAAAGGATCTAGAAATTGCCCGCTAGCCTCGCCCCAAGCTCTTGCTTGGAAGAGATTATTCCAAAGACTAGCACGTCGCTCTATCATGAGTCCTGCATTTTCCAGGTAAAAAGGCAAACGACCGCGTATAGGGCACTCGGGATGGGAAACCGATACTCTGTCCTCGTCAAGATGAATCCGGCGTATATGCTTTCTTGTGGTGGTAGGGAGGGAATTCAGGAAACAAattgctgcggctgctgcagAAAATCTGAACCTGCCAGGGTGGTCCCGCCACATATCTCTGAGAGCTGCTGAAGCCTCTCGTTTGCGTATGGGTAGACGGGCACCGATCCTATCAAGCTCGTCGTCGGTTGGAATTCTCCACGGTTCCTTTATAATGTCAAGATAGGCAGCCAGGCCGCCTCTCACATCCCATCGTCTCGTGTCATATTCGAGTTTTCATGTTCGGTCGGCGTGCCAACATCGGCGCGACAGGCAGGTTCAGTGACAGCTTTGGCTATTAGCCGGGCTCTGAGGTCGCGCTGAAAAGATGGAACCTGATCCACCCACCCTATCAAAGCTCGGAAGACTGCTGTTTTTGTAATGGCAGAAGATGGCATGGATAAAGGATTGTGAACCAACTACTTCTTGGACCACCTCTGCGGGCACAATCTGGGTCACCTTGTACCAACCGACATGGCTTCTGAATCGCGAGACAAAATAAGCCCAACGTGCAGCTCTGGTGCGAAGTGGTCGTGAGTAGAGTGTTCAGAATGCGATGGAGTGGAGGCTCAGCGCCAGCCCTCGCATCTTTTGGGCAATGGGCTTGCAGGTGTACATCAAATCGAGCTCGATCGGCTGATTGCTTGCCTTTCTCAACTTGCCGGCTTCAAAGTCGTTAACATATCCATCTTCGTTGTCGTCGCAAAGATAGTCGCGGTCGATCTGATTGCGAAGCTCGCCTGGCAGCGAGAGGAGTTGTGCTGGAAATTGCATGTTGCTGGCAAAGATTTGATCCGCGGAAAAGATTGGCGTGAGAAATGGAAAGGAAACTCATATCCTATTATGACCAAGGAGCCCTTTTTGTGTGCTCTTGGAGATGTTGTGCGGCAGGACCTCCGGAGAAGCTGGTGGGTTGCGGCATCGAGCTGTATTTCAGCCAGTGACTCAACACGCCGTGCAAGCGCTAATAGAACACCTGCTGGCGGTACTCCGTATGGAACAGTACGCGTAGAAACATACTGACTATTCGATGCCCAGATGTTGCCGTTTAATATGATTTCCCGGTGCGAACTCTCAGTTTTTGACAGACGGCAGAATTTTGGAGAAACGTGCCACTGACGTCGGCATCACGTGTCTGTCACATGAGTGAGCTGGTACCTTCAGAAGACTCCGGGAAGACTCATACGGACATCCGAAAGTGGACACACGCTGGTCAAACCTTTTGTTTATAAGCGCCTTTCTCGATTTGACATTGTTCATATTGCGGTATaaaacccctcccacctgTCAAAGAAATTATATTAACCTTTTACCATTAATAGATCAATTCCAACATCTTGCTGTCCGGTCTCACAGATGCCAGACTCATCGCGGTCTGTATAACTACCTTCTTGGATGAGTGTGGTTTGGTGTGTTGCATCCAAGTCTTGGTATTGGGTCGGTTCCGGTGGCACCTCGGCCATCGGTTCTCCATGTACCACCTATCTCACCTGGCCGGCTTCCCATCACGTATCACTTGACACCCCTCTGCAGTTGAACTGAAGTGCAGATGCGGTAAAATAAAGTACGGTCTGTGCTCTGATCGTACCTGacatccaccaacaccccagATCACTGGTACCCTTGGCGATACCCAGCTGCAACAAGTTGTAggcacaaacaccaccgtTACACATCCGATCAGTGTGAAGCTGCTTCATCTGGATGACACGATCATTCATCCACAACCTGATGTCTCTTGTAGAGATTGCTCATGGAGAACGTGCCGGAGCCTGGAATTCAAGCACATGCCAAGAGGCCCGGTAGTTTGGGGCGCTAATTGCGATGCTTTAGCTCCCCCATTCCCGCGATGAATTGCGATCCATGATTCCATGAGGTATCCCACAGCTGGCAAGACACGGAAGAATTCCCTCGACGGTGCAGTCTTGTCGTGAAGAAGCCAGGCATGTGCCCATCTCAGACAAAACATCACGCCCCCGATGAATGCGGAATGCAGTGAGACGcgatgaaaaagaaaagagagcgCTGTGAGATTGCATCATTGGACAAcacaggaggagggcggggacATGGGCCTGGTTCTAATACTGATCCTCAGTTGTCGACACCTTTTTGGGCTAGCACCGGCATTGCTTGGCACCCGCCACACCGTGGCCAGCCCTCTTGGTCGCCTTGGTTCCCTTGGTTCCCTTGGTTCCCCTCCCGCGGGAAGAAGCCGCTCACTCGTAAAATGTCTGCTGCAGGGGGGGCAGAAGAAAAGTGAAGCTGTATAAACCACTGCtgatccccctccccctcctcggtcTGGCTTCTGGGTCTGCAAGAGACAGGACCGGTCTCATCACATCCTCATTGATGCGGGACAAAGCATCGTCATAGTCTCTcgtttattattattacATTTTTGTAATCTCTTAATTTTCAAGCCCTTATCACGATGCGTTTCCCGTCGCTCTTGACGCTTTccgtcctcttccttggGGCAACGGCCTTGCCCCTGAATGACGCTGACGCTGACGCTGACGCTCTCGACGCCGAGATTCATGAGCTGCTCAAGCGTGAAACGGCCGAGAAGAGCAACTGCCAGTTCAAGAGCCGACATGGACCGGGACCCAAGCCGCCACTGCCGCCACTGCCTCCGACTCCTCCGGTGACCTGCGATGACTTTTGGTTGGCGAGAATTGACCACGAAGGCGTGGCCCCGTATGCCCCAACGGCGGGCTATCAAGTCTGGCGCAATGTGAAGGACTTCGGTGCAGTTGGTGATGGTATTGCTGATGACACGGCTGCCATCAACGAGGCCATCAGTTCCCAAGGCCGGTGCGGTCCAGGTTGCACTGGCAGCACCATCACTCCTGGTCTCATCTACTTCCCTCCCGGCACGTATAGGGTGACCGCGCCCATCATCGACTTCTACTACACCCAGCTGATCGGAAATCCGGGATGCCCTCCCGTCATCAAGGCTGACTTCAACTTTGTTGGTCGCTGGGTTCTTGATACCAACCCATACCAGGATGGCGGTGTCCTCGCATGGGGCGCCACCAACGTGTTCTGGCGCCAGGTCGCTCACTTTGTTTTCGACTTGACAGATGTTGCCTTCGACACCGAGATTGCCGCCATTCACTGGCCCAGTTCGCAGGCCACCTCTCTTTCCAACGTCGAGTTCCGCCTTTCCGAGGCGCCAGGTACCCGTCACCAAGGTCTTTTTATCGAGGAGGGTTCTGGCGGCTATATTGGCGATCTTGTCTTCTACGGTGGTAACCAGGCCATGATTGTTGGTAACCAGCAATTTACTTTCAAAAACATCGCCATCTACAACGCTCGGACTGCTATCGAGCACTTTTGGTCTTGGGGCTGGACTTATGTTGGAATCAGTATCACCAACTGTTCGACAGGATGGGATTTGACTTCAAACAATGGCACCTTTGTCAATGTgggcaccatcaccatcattgacagcagcatcaccgaCACGCCCATCGGCATCGCCTATGCCTggcccaaccccaaccagcccaacGTTGGAAACACGTTGATTCTTGAGAACCTTGACTTGGAGAATGTTCCTGTGGCCGTCAGAGGCCCCTTTGGCACCGTTCTTCCTGGAaccacttccaccaccaccagccttaCCATTCCCGCTTGGGGCCGCGGAAACAGCTACGACGAGAACAGCGGTCCCGTTTTCTTCCAGGGCACCTTCACTCCACCAACTCGTCCTTCTGCGCTGACAGCCCCCGGAGGAAGATACTTCACCGCGTCCAAGCCGTACTACGAGGATCAGCCTCTGTCTGCCTTCCTTACTGCTCGCGAATTTGGCGCCAAGGGTGATGGTTCAACCGACGACACCCGGGCTCTCAACCGTCTGTTTGAGGCAGCCgcgaagagaaaaaagattGCGTACATCAACGCCGGTATGTACCGCGTGACCCGCACAGTGTTCATCCCACCTGGATCTCGCATCTTTGGT from Podospora bellae-mahoneyi strain CBS 112042 chromosome 4, whole genome shotgun sequence harbors:
- a CDS encoding hypothetical protein (EggNog:ENOG503PE3A) is translated as MQFPAQLLSLPGELRNQIDRDYLCDDNEDGYVNDFEAGKLRKASNQPIELDLIAARWAYFVSRFRSHVGWYKVTQIVPAEVVQEVVGSQSFIHAIFCHYKNSSLPSFDRVAKAVTEPACRADVGTPTEHENSNMTRDDGIGGLAAYLDIIKEPWRIPTDDELDRIGARLPIRKREASAALRDMWRDHPGRFRFSAAAAAICFLNSLPTTTRKHIRRIHLDEDRVSVSHPECPIRGRLPFYLENAGLMIERRASLWNNLFQARAWGEASGQFLDPFSGFTVGLLNWARRTMMPCQRTMSRGK
- a CDS encoding hypothetical protein (CAZy:GH55; COG:G; EggNog:ENOG503NZKK); translated protein: MRFPSLLTLSVLFLGATALPLNDADADADALDAEIHELLKRETAEKSNCQFKSRHGPGPKPPLPPLPPTPPVTCDDFWLARIDHEGVAPYAPTAGYQVWRNVKDFGAVGDGIADDTAAINEAISSQGRCGPGCTGSTITPGLIYFPPGTYRVTAPIIDFYYTQLIGNPGCPPVIKADFNFVGRWVLDTNPYQDGGVLAWGATNVFWRQVAHFVFDLTDVAFDTEIAAIHWPSSQATSLSNVEFRLSEAPGTRHQGLFIEEGSGGYIGDLVFYGGNQAMIVGNQQFTFKNIAIYNARTAIEHFWSWGWTYVGISITNCSTGWDLTSNNGTFVNVGTITIIDSSITDTPIGIAYAWPNPNQPNVGNTLILENLDLENVPVAVRGPFGTVLPGTTSTTTSLTIPAWGRGNSYDENSGPVFFQGTFTPPTRPSALTAPGGRYFTASKPYYEDQPLSAFLTAREFGAKGDGSTDDTRALNRLFEAAAKRKKIAYINAGMYRVTRTVFIPPGSRIFGDSSFPVILSSGRYFENPTRPQPVVQVGNRRGPGSEGRIQWSNTIVSTRGKQPGAILIEYNLATTHAGQYSGMWDVHTRIGGFAGSDLQLTQCPKTPETPITSANLDVDCVAAFMSMHITRNAANLYQENNWIWVADHDIEEPANNQQITVYAGRGLLVEDTRGPLWLVASSVEHHQLYEYQFYKASTIFAGQVQTETAYYQPNPDARLPFAPDARYHDPELLTPGDSGWGVRAVDTTDLFIYGAGLYSFFDNYDLNCSQVGTGTRCQQRILSLERSRATIYNLNTVGTENMVTIDGLDQASYLDNLNGFISSVALVETRDLVV